In one window of Hevea brasiliensis isolate MT/VB/25A 57/8 chromosome 10, ASM3005281v1, whole genome shotgun sequence DNA:
- the LOC110657902 gene encoding fasciclin-like arabinogalactan protein 7, which yields MELSVIFMFSGTLLFLATSPTNAQAASPPAPILPPTPAPAPAPIPPYVNLTDLLSVAGPFHTFLNYLESTKVIDTFQNQANNTEEGITIFVPKDSAFSSLKKPSLSNLTQDQLKQVILFHALPHYYSLSDFKNLSQLSPVSTFAGAGEFALNFTDVSGTVHLDSGWSKTKVSSSVHSTDPVAIYQVDKVLLPEAIFGTDIPPTPAPTPAPEISPAADSPSSELTREGHAPGIAPPNSAYRISNLGIWIQMVLAVSGVLVLFL from the coding sequence ATGGAGCTCTCTGTGATTTTCATGTTTAGTGGTACACTATTGTTTTTGGCCACTTCACCAACAAATGCTCAAGCTGCAAGTCCTCCAGCACCAATCCTACCTCCAACTCCAGCTCCAGCACCAGCACCAATACCACCTTATGTGAATCTTACTGATTTACTTTCTGTGGCTGGTCCATTCCATACCTTCCTTAATTACCTTGAATCCACCAAAGTGATTGACACCTTCCAAAACCAAGCTAACAACACAGAGGAAGGCATTACCATCTTTGTACCCAAAGACAGTGCCTTTTCATCTCTTAAGAAGCCTTCTTTATCAAACCTCACTCAAGACCAGCTCAAGCAAGTCATTCTTTTCCATGCCTTGCCACATTATTATTCGCTCTCTGACTTCAAGAACCTTAGCCAATTAAGCCCTGTTAGCACATTTGCTGGTGCTGGTGAATTTGCTTTGAACTTTACAGATGTGTCTGGAACAGTGCACCTTGATTCAGGGTGGTCTAAAACTAAAGTTAGCAGTAGTGTACATTCAACTGATCCTGTTGCAATCTATCAAGTTGATAAGGTGCTTCTGCCAGAGGCAATTTTTGGTACTGATATACCTCCAACTCCTGCCCCAACACCAGCTCCTGAGATTAGCCCTGCTGCGGACTCTCCATCATCTGAATTGACTAGAGAAGGACATGCTCCGGGAATTGCCCCTCCTAACTCAGCATACAGAATCAGCAACTTGGGTATTTGGATTCAAATGGTTTTGGCAGTTTCAGGTGTTCTGGTCTTGTTCTTGTAA